ttgagcactttggagaGAAAACTTTAGAGAATTTGTatgtattctcttagtatataggatgatttatacttttaaaatttgcaccttattaatatttatcagttcactccattgtattttgatatgaaacgaAAAAATTTGAAATGGAAAACTTGTCAATCATTCCCTGCCCCACCAAAAACTTCTTTTTCTTTCCATTTTTCTCCAACCAACTAGAAAGTACCACCTAGGAGGTCATCAATTGGGTCAATAAGGTGAAGAAGAGGTCACCAATTGACCTCTTTGGCAAAGAGGTCATGCTAATTTGATCCTTAACTAGTGATTAAAGTGATCAAATAAAATCATGACTTAGCAATTGACCTTACTTGAGGATAGTCTTAGAATAGATCCACTCCCATCTTCTATGCCACCAAAATCAAATGACAGTTTTAATCGTTTGGATactcaaaaaaaaattcattaaacaATAAAATAACTAAATTATAGTGTACTAAAATTACGAGTAAATGTATAATTATTAGAAAGAGTCATAAAAGTTTTTAACAGTATGGTAAATCAGTTTTTCcctaacttttattatttatttactgTTTAGATTCCGATCAGACGCACCACAAATTTCATATATTATCCGTCAGATTCTACTTTTTCATTTCACTTTGTTTTTTACACACTTAAGAAAAAAAATGACACATGTGATCCACTCATTGGATAATTTTCTTTGAAAGTGGGTCAAAACTCACCCAAAGTCTTATGTTGAGTCTTAGATTTTCAAGACTCAACTTAAAACTTTCTTTTTTGAAACTTTGGTAGATTTTTGGTAGTCTTGAGTGAGTCTTGtgtcaagactaccaataatcttacccttaaTATTGAGTTGCTCGCAAGCTTTATGAGCCGAGCTCGACCTTGTTCGACTTAAAGATCCACAGTGAGCTTTAACCAAGCTGAATTGCTCGCAAATTGTCTCGCTTCATTATCACCTTCACCCACCATACATACCTTACTCCTTGAAATATTAAAATATCACCAATTCTCATTGAAGATGGACACTTTTCGTCACAAGCTAAAGACGGGTTAAATGTCGTCATTTTAACggtaaaatgtgaccattttaacgACAAATTATTATAGCTTAAGAAATTGTTCTGGTAACTTTTTAattaaaatggttacattttcgtCTTAAATGGGTTACATTTTACCCCGTCTTCAGTTTGTGGCGAAATATACCCGTCACAactcacaagcaagacgctttgttaaAATATACTCCATATACATAGAAATTTACCAAGTGAATTTTGTATGGGTACTTTATACACTATTTTCCTTATTTAAATAGGGGAACTTGCACATTAATAATTCATTGACCCTATGTCAAACTCTAGCTTGAGTGCATCCCAAGGGATTAGGATTCCAAATGTGTAGTTCCATTTTCTTTCAAATTTAAATCCTTCTATTTTTGGGCAGTACATTGTTCTAATCTTCTCTAAATTAGTGGAGATTTATCTTAAATTTGATAAATCCAAGGtcatattattaatattttttgtttgtttgttgaagTTGTTGGGAAATTGTTATGCTAGTTTACAAGCAAAACAAAATATGCATGTGATTATGAAAATATGCACCAATAATAGTTAAGAagaaacaaaatatgaaaaataattcAGATTTGTGAGTGATCttgatttttgtatttttgggttttACACAGAGATTCTAGCAAATGATATAAGAGATTAACTGGAATACAACAATGATTGGAAATGTAAATTTGGTTACAACAATCATAGGTTTTGGGATGAGTTCCACTTTCATACTGTTTGTATGTACAAGGCTTATCTGTGGGAGAACCAGGGTGGCAGATCCAAGGAGGACTACTTTTGACCCGGAACCCGAAATCGACATTGAGCAGGTATATTCTCTACTCTCTTTATCACAATGCATATGATTTTGATGTTTCATTTTGCATCATCTAGTGATTTAAGGGTCTGTGGGTAAATAAATATTGAATGTTTCGAGTTGAGAGCTTAAACTGGAATCTGAAAAACTCGTGCTTTCTTACTGTAAGATCGTCTTTTCGACAATTCATCAACACAACTGTTTTGGAATTTGGATGTTTTACTGTGTGGTATAGATTCTGGATTTAGCATTAGTTACTGTATTTCTGTGACAGTAAATCTCTATTTTATCATCTGTCAGTGTCAGACTATCTTTTCTAATCATTGATTGAATCATGATAAATTTATCTGTTCTGGTAAAAAGGTGAAACCTTTTCTTGACTTATTTTTTACTGTTGCAATATTGCAATATTACTAAGATGATAAAATTGATAATGCTGTTCATTGGCTTTTACTTTTACTGATAGCCAGGACACAGGACTGATGCTCTTGAACCAATCGTGGTTGCTGCGATTCCCACAATGAAATTTCACCGAGATGCTTTTGGTTCAGACGATGATGCGCAGTGAGTAACCTTTTACTGTAACATTGAAATTTGCATCATCCAACTGAAACTCGCAAAATGAGGAATTCAGACATATATTAGTAAGCATTTTAAAAGGAAGATGggaatttcattttctaaatttAATCTCTGTGTATTAAGAGTGTAATGATGTTGTTCTATGGAAGCTAATCGGTAGTAATCAATAATAATACCGCTCATGTCACAATCAGGTGTTCAATTTGCTTAGGAGATTACGAAGAAAAAGAAATACTAAGACTGATGCCGAAATGTGGTCACAGTTTTCACCTATCCTGCATTGATCTGTGGCTAATGAAGCAATCTACCTGTCCAGTTTGCCGTCTATCGGTACATGAATCTCTCGACCTAAACCACACCAGGTCGGTCTCAATAAGTGATCCGCTTTCTAACATTCCTCATGCTCATATTCCTACGACACATTCAACAGGAAATCGAAATGCAGGTAACCAACCCGATGACCACTCAACATCCCAGAACCCAGGTTTCAGCTGACAAATGTAAAGGTGAATCTTTAAGAGGTTGCAATTTATAGTGAAATTGATTTTGCACATTTACTGGATGTAAACTATTCATGCTGACTGGTTGGGTTGGCTCCGTTGGTCTTAAAAAGGAAGTAATCTTTAAGCCATTTCTTATTCAAATCTTGGATCAATTGGTCACAGTATATGATTTGCAGTCTATCATATATACAAAGGTACACTATGAACGAAACCAAGGTAGCAGCTGCGATACTTGATTAAACAAAAGAGTGGAATTTAATTATAGAATGCAAGATAAGAAAAAACTCGTAAAGCAAATACAAAAAATGTACAAAAATGTTAAATAAAATCCGTTACACAAAGACATCCTCCAAAATCTAAGGAACAATCTCAACCAAACATGGTACTATTAGCAAAAAAAATTAGCATAACTATTCCAGCAATCCGTGGAAGGAGTTGCGTATGATTGTAGAATAATCAAATAATCGGTTTGGGTAGAATAAGTATTGTTCCCAGTTCATGTTGCTAAACTCCCATCAATATAGACAACATTTTATTATGATTATAGTCATTATATATAACCCAAACTCGCGTAACCAAGCTTTATGCATATTAGAcgagaaaaaataaaataaaaagaagcAGTAGCATTTCTAATTTAACATTGATTTCTAATAAAAAGTAGCAGTAGCATTACCATTTCTAATAAAAAATAACAATAGCAGCTCCCATTTGCCAGCCTAGGATACTAAACACGAGGCTGTTGAAAGTGAATGCATAACTAAGCTTAGAACAGTAAATTGGATCCAATAACCTTTCTAGAGAAGATTAAGTGCTCTCTGGCTGATCAGCGTTCACTTTATATTTGCACGTACGACTTTTGTGTCTTCGTTCCTTGCACATGGAACACAATTGTTTTCCGCTCTTTGAAATTCTGTAAGTGTATGTTTTTCTCTTGCCTTCCCCTTATAATCTTTTCCTTTTATTCGGAGCTCTCCCATACTTCACCCTAGGATCACTTGGTAAAATTGAACTCCCATCAACTTTCTTCCACATACTTTGACCATTCAGTGGCTCTAATGAGAATGCATATGAcatctcataagcttccttactATACCAAAATGTCACATAATTTTCTGGATTTTCATTCATGGCGCATATATATTGCTGTTATTGCATGTTCGCAGGGTATCCCATTTACATCCCAATATCGACATGTGCACTTACATTCATCCAACCTGACGGCAAAGGTGAGTGTACTATTATGAACATGTTGTACTTCATACACATTTTGATTCGCCTCTATAGCTTTCCAGTTCCTTGTAGCTTGCATGTGATCTTTTATTGTTGCTTGAATTCTAGGCGTAACAATGCCGCTACATTTAGCAGCTTGCACTTTCTTCTCGAGCATCCTACTCATAACCTTTCGTCTTATTTCTTCCAACATTGTGAGTATAGGATTCTCTCTTGCTTCAAGAATCCATGAGTTAAAGGTTTCTGCCATATTATTGCAAGTAACACTGGTACATGTCCACCTTTTGTAAAAACACCTGCAAAACTTTTTCACATCTCTTGAGCACATTTAAAGATGAGCCTTTGGGCTTCGTTGTTGTAACTCATTCATTGCATCAGCAAAGTCTTCATTTGTATATGCTTTCACCGCTCTCCAAAATAATTTGTGTAAATGGGCACCTTTAACAACTTTAATCCAATTAGTAAAGATATGTCTTGCACATAGCCTATGCTCAGCATCAGGTAGCAAGTCGGCTATTGTAGGTACCAAACCCTGTTTTTATTTGTGTAAAAAAAGGTATTAGTAATAAAGTTTATGCGTCAAAAGCacataaaataaaaatagattCGATAGAGAAATGAAAGCATCTTATTCGTGTATTCGTGTACGTTTTGTTGATCAGATAACAAGGTCCATTTCTCTCCAGTTTTCATGTCTAGATCATTTATGAGATGTTTGAGAAACCAAGACCAACTCTCTTTAGATTCTGACTTTACTACAGCCCACGCCACTGGAAACATTTGATTGTTGGCATCCCTACCCGTGGCACAAAGTAATTCACCTTTACAATAACCTTTAATAAATGCACCATCTAAACCAAGTACTCTTCTACACCCTTTCAAGAATCCTCTCCTAATAGCAAGAAAACTCACATAAAACATATGAAATTGGGGAATTGATCTTGATACATGAGGCTTCACAGCTAAAAAAACACTAGTCCCCTTGTCTGACCTTGTTAATTCATGCATATAGTCTTTGAGTGATTCATATTGTCGTTCCACTATCTTTGCACATGCGAATAACGCATTTCTTTTTGCACTAGAAGCTTGTCACCTACTGATGTTTACACCATATGTCTCTTCTACATCCTTTGTGAAAAATTTTAGTTTCCATGTAGGATGTTTAAGAAGTTTCTCTTGGTACTCTTCCGCATAAAAATTAGTGCTCGCCCTTCTATTTATTTTGGTTGGTGCACAAGTATGGACATCTTTAAAAAATCGTACCTGAAAGCATCCAAATTCTTTTGTATACCTAGCACTTAGCTTCCATTTGCATCTCGGATACTTTGTACACTTCACCAACAATCTCTTTGGTTCATTATGACAATAATTCCATGTTGTTTGTGTTTGACAACTATAATATATTAGAGCCTTTGTCAGCACCTCAACTTTGTCAAAAAGTTGTCCTAATTCAATTTGGACTGAACCAAAAGGCGTGTCACGATCGTACATATGCCATTCATGTTTCTCAAGATTTTCAAGATTTTCATCGTCGTCACTTGGGCTAAGAGGGCCTTCGTCATCAGTATCTCTCTCACATAGGTTTTCTTCTTGGTTAAGttgttcataatcattttcatcAACACCCCAATAGTCATCTTTCGACCCTTTAACCTTCTGATTTTccatttcttccactttcctttTCATAATTTCATTCTTTCCCGAAGTATTTCTCTTGGAAATCCAAAAATGTTTCTTTACCTGTGCATCAATAAATTCATCGTCTGTGTTGTCAGCTTCTACGTCATCAATAACCTCCTCAGGCTCACTCCAGCATGTTTCCTCAACTTCATCGTCTGAAtcttctttgtcattttcaaTAATCTCTCTTTCGGTTACATGTACTTGCCGCATGGAATTTTTCTTCAAAATAGTCGTGCCTTCAGAAGGTAAATCGGCACTCGTGCGTGTTTCTTGCGGATTCCCTTCATCAAAGTAGATCTCAATGGTCCCAAGTGTAACTCCTTCTGTCTGCAGTTTCTCTAAAGTTTCTTTATCGCATAATATTTCACTCCTGCTCCTTTAATGCGAAAAAAGCATGCGGGTGACCATACAACTCTCTAGCCATATTTCTTACTTTTTCTAAAGTTAACTCACATATATCAAAGCTACACTCGGCACATAATCCATCCACATAGTCTACTTCTTCATCTGTTGGCAATAATTTACCTCAATAATAATACGTACAAGTAACAATATTTGGGGGTAATACAcctgaaaacaaaaataaaatataaactaATTAAGGCCTTGCACGAAATTACGAAGGAATTCATCTAGTAAATCAAATAGGTCAGTATCACTATTTTCTTATTAACTCGTATTTATATAATTATCATGCACAAACCTAATATTAATTAACTCCATGCTTAATAATTGGTGCCATTATCGAATTATCTAATCTCCCTTGTTTTGTATTTAACAGGTTTTTAAACCTAATTATATACAAAAAGTGAACTATATCTGCAGTAGATTCAAAGAAATTAAAGATGGAGAAGGTTGATGGTTTACCTTCAAGAGAGCGTATAGAAGAATGTTGAGACGGAGTGCGTACAGACATGATAGCTATACAGGCAAGAAATGGAGTTTCACAAAGAGACGAAAATTAGGGTAGATGAAAGAGAGAACTGAAAATAATTCTTATTTTTGTATAGCAATAATATACGTATAtattgtactccctcctattccagatAACCGTCTCATTGTGAATATGACACAACaattaagaaagtgagtttagaccacacaaaacggacaatgagacagttatgtgaatagacggaaatggaattgaatttggactacacaacacttaccaaaaatgaaCAATGGGACATTATTGTTAATAGACAGAAATGGACAATGGGACGGTTGtctggaataggagggagtgTCATTTATACTTGCTCTTATCCATGAAACATATATAATTTGATGAGAAATTGAAAAATCCGGCGAGATTTTGACCGGAAAAATAGAAGGGGCTTGATGTCACTCTATGGTAAAGTTAAGGGGCTTGTTTACTCCAAAGCAGAGTTAAGGGGGTTAACCGTTAATCTCACATTATAGCAAACTTAAGGGGGTCATTTACCACTTCCCCGCTTTACAAAGGGTAGATTGGGTTTACCAATCAAGTCAAATTTTGACATTCTAGTTCAACTATTACATTAGTCCATGGGTATATAGATAAGGTTTATTTCACCTCGTCAAATGAAACTAAATTGATCGGAGTAATTTATTATCAAATCATAATAAATCAAGTCTATAAAGTAACTTCTCTTAAATACTTTCAGCAACCTAATCGTATACAATTTAgtttcattgtttttttttttttttggttcataAGAGGGCTAAGCCCGACAACTAAGGAATGAAACGGGGTGTAGTAACACCCAAAAGATCTTTACGAAGAATCGTCCGAAGAGCTTCCGGTGGGGCTTCGAGGTGCTTGATAGTAGTAGATGATTGTACCCCTTTATTAGCTAGCCAATTGCTGGCCTTGTTTGCTTCTCGAAATACGTGACGAATGTGTACTGTCCAACTAGGTTCTCAAATAAGCTCTTTGCATCGGATGACCAAATGCCGAAGACTATTACTAGCCAATTTATCCTCCAAAACCAGGCTAATGCATGGCTCATTAGTCATTATCCATATGGACAAGGAGTTTCTTAATCTGTAGGACCCTTGCTCTTTCAAGACCGGCAACCAAGGCAAGCATCTCCCTTCTCATAGATGTACATATACCACCTGAAAACAAGTAAGCTGAAATAAAATTGTCGGTATCATTCCGAAAAATAACTCCACATCCTGCATGGCCCGGATTCCCCTTTGACGCACCGTCGGCATTGAGAAGACACCAACCATAATGGGGAGGATACCAACGAATAAACACCTCTTTACGAATGGAACCGGGAGAAGGAATGAATAACGAGAATTTATCGAACACTGACTTTGAAGTATTAAATTGTTGATGAAGAAACTCGATGGGATACGTGGGATTTTCATGAGCTCTATCAAACGCGACATTGTTTCTCCACCGCCATATCCACCAACATGTAGTTTCATTGTAAACAGGGTATATTCATCTAAAGATGTAGGCGAGTCAAAGatgtcaccactttcataataagacaacCTCCACCATCCACTTgttgtttttctgtttttttttttttttcgtattatgaaagtggtgacatatttATCCCGACCCGACAACCAAattgacaaattggtaaaaaaaaagtaaaggtTAGTGGACAAATTGGTGACAAAAGTCTTtttggacaaattggtaaaaaaatggAGGATTGGACAAATACACAAAAAAAAGAATTGTAATCCAATTAATTAGCACAAATTATCATTTAAGACGGGTATGTCCTTATTAAGTTTAATACGGGTCAAATAGTCcgaaaaaaacaaaagcaaaatgcATGAGAAAAACAAAATAAATTTGTCTTATATGCACACGTGAGATATACTTGACTCGTTTtaatcttaagacggatataGTTGTTCATGGGTTCGGGCCGAGTCGGTTATGGTCGAGTCAATTTCGGACTTGTTGGTTTAGGATCGGGTTATTTCGGTTCAGGTCAGTTTTGGGCcaactattatcaagttattcATGGATAATAACCCGTTTGACTCGACTCGGTGTGAAAATGACCCAAATTTTCTTGACACgtaaatgacccgacccaaaatgactcGATCTAAGATCACCCAACCCAAAAAATAAGCCGACAAAATCTAACTTtaatttcaccaaaaaaaacttGAAATGGCAATTTTATCTTAATCAATTACCCGAAAATGGGCCGAACAATATATCACACATACCCGAAACCAAAAATGActcgacccgaattaacccgaaaaAAATGCGAAACCAAACTAACTTGACATGCGACCCGTTTGCCCAGATGTACCGAATAAACCCAACCCGAACTCGACCTGGCATCTGAACTCAAGCCCCGAAACCCGAATTAACCCAACCCACCGCAACCCGATCCGAATATTTATTGTTGCAAACCAGTTGGCCGAGAGGACCTCAACTCGAGATAACCCGACCGATCCGAAACTCGTAAACTCGAAAGTGACTCGATCCGAACCCTTAAAAACGGGTCGAGTATATCTTATTGCATTTTTCTCAtgcattttgtttttgttttatttcgatTATTTGACCTGTATTAAACTTAATACGGATATACCCGCCTTAAACGATCATTTGT
This sequence is a window from Silene latifolia isolate original U9 population chromosome 8, ASM4854445v1, whole genome shotgun sequence. Protein-coding genes within it:
- the LOC141596713 gene encoding RING-H2 finger protein ATL64-like — translated: MIGNVNLVTTIIGFGMSSTFILFVCTRLICGRTRVADPRRTTFDPEPEIDIEQPGHRTDALEPIVVAAIPTMKFHRDAFGSDDDAQCSICLGDYEEKEILRLMPKCGHSFHLSCIDLWLMKQSTCPVCRLSVHESLDLNHTRSVSISDPLSNIPHAHIPTTHSTGNRNAGNQPDDHSTSQNPGFS